The sequence GAGGGATGCCATATAgttgtagtgtcatttccgtagattgaaaatttttccggaaactatcggaatatttaaaatttgcatataaaactcgtcattactgcaccacccgtaaaaaaataaaccattgattttacagcataaacaattgatttacAATTCGATTTATGGGCTacaataaattttattgaatcttGACaagcttttttttcatttccaacgattcaatatattgtttctacgattcacaattgaatttattgtacacgcggtgtttcaaacaatatgcaaattgtacatttaattgttttctaagaaaacatgtatgagaaaattttatgatttgaattgttacgatacctaACACCCTATACATTTTATTGCGAAAAGCATGTTTACAatgagtgtataacaatacacgttcacgttcgattcacttgaaaaatcacataaaatggtttcaaatgtcaaattgaatattttaagtgacgcaaatgaatgttatacgaacatcccctaaaatgaatagagtcatcacataaggtttacgtgaattgaccaaacgtcaaacaatctacgtgaatttccattgtgaaaaactcgattttgaaaatggtcaaCAGTGGCCCTCAAAATATAAGTAgtataaatatttgcgagaaatgttatttaattacaatttttcactacatcgaccggaccattccagtatgaaagtttccatgtgttagaCTGGactgagtgcctgcgtgagcttGGAAGTttgcccgctcctgccgaatgcttcaaatgccattggtccaccgaaaaacgagttcaaaatcggcatgaagctagagacactggaaccatgtaatgcgacatgAAATTGCATCGGTAGTATTGGGGGGtgttctcggatctcgacttcggcttcggtcggatggcagtgacaacaaaaacgatttctggaggcttgtcgatttgagataccacgacgttattagttgtaTAGAAATTATATGCTGATTTTCtgaaagaaatattttatttttcatggtatatttatatataaaatagtaattatcaggtatctaaatttgatatgaacagataggtaaatgtgatatgaacagtacattacattttacctatgaaacacgtaacttttactggattatgaatTAAGCAGTttctaaatgccagtccattaaaacctacgtgaaaagtagggtggaaaatattcacataacttttcacgtaactataacatgattattattttgagtgtatagattcactaaaaaaaatctgtcaacacatttgacgtatgtcgaaatcaatgaaaaataatcTGCTACTTTTGTCATTGGCAATGTTTTGACCAATGTACCAAAGCATAAACAAAAGACTTACGACAATgtagttttccacgaaaaagcAGATCTAGTGTAATATTATGAAAGTGAGACTTGCTGTAGAGTTGGAGATATTTAATGGGATCGAGTTACtattaagcttgttgaaaaatacactgattaatttggaaagaaactgttttgtttcaaattgttGGATCATAGCAACCAACGATCATATAACAGCTGACATGAatctcattttattcattcattctttGATTGACTTCCAATAAAGTAACAGCTAGAAGTATTCAATCCGAAGTTTCATTCCGGGAGTTTCCGGATACAACAATTGGCGACGAGGATTAAAAACCTGAAGCAATGGCGGACCTCGAAGAAGCAATTCTCCAGATGGCGACTCTCCTGCAGAAGTTAGCACAACCCACTCCAACGCCTAACAACGCAGAGTAAACACTTGAGGCCTTAGCAACCAACATCAGCGAATTTTCTTTCGATCCAGAAAATGGAGTTACTTTCGAAAAATGGTACAGCCGATACGCGGACCTTTTCGATTCGGACGCCAAGAATCTGGAAGATGCCGCAAAAGTTCGTTTGCTGCTGAGGAAGTTGGATACACCATCACATACACGGTATACCAACTACATTCTGCCAAAGCTTCCCAAAGATATCAACTTTACTGACACCGTCGAAATCAACAAGAAGATTTTCGGATCGCAAACGTCTGTCTTCAACAAGCGCTACCAGTGTCTGCAGTTGATGAAATCAGAAGTCGAAGACATTATCAGTTACGGCGGAAAGGTAAACCGTGCATGCGAAGATTTCGATTTCAAGAACATGAAAATTGACCAGTTCAAGTGCTTGGTTTTTGTCTGTGGCCTTAAAGCGCACTGCTACACAGACATACGAGCCAGGTTACTTTCTCGCATTGAGTCTGAAACAGCAGAAGCTCCCGTTACACTCCAAAATCTGATCGACGACTATCAACGGCTCGACAATCTCAAGGCGGACACATCCATGATCGAGCGTCAATCAGCAGTCTTCAAAatcggaaaaaaaaatcacctcgCAAACCTCAAAATCACCTCGCAAACCTTGTTGGCAATGCGGCCAAATGCACTTCGTTCGAGATTGTCCTTTCTCGAACCACCAATGCAAACAGTGCAACCGCAGTGGTCACAAGGAAGGATACTGTAATTGTTTTTCCAAGATGAAATCAGTTTCTTCTGGTGAAGAGAAGAAGTTACCGAACAGACCAAGAAAATCTGGTAAAGCCAAATCCCGAAGAATCTTTATTGTGAACCACATCGCTCAACACTCAAGCAAGCGAAAGTACGTGACTACCATCATTAACGGCGTGGAAGTCAAGCTGCAGTTAGACACAGCAAGCGACATCACAGTGATATCTAAGCGAACCTGGAACTCGCTAGGTAAACCTTCTATCAAGAAACCAACGATTCAAGCCATGAACGCATCGGGAAAGCCGCTTCATTTGTTTGGTGAGTTTCATTGCGACGTCACCATCAACGGTAACACAAGAAAAGGAAGATGTTTCGTCACAACGTCTATCAATCTCAATATCCTTGGTATCGATTGGATCGAACTTTTCAAGTTGTGGTCAGTTCCCATCGATTCGGTCTGCAATCAAGTAAAAACAGAATCGGTAGAGCAGCGAATTTGTAAATTCAAAACGCAGCACGCAGAAGTGTTCAACGATTCCTTGGGACATTGCAGGAAAACGAAGGTAAAGCTCtttttgaaaccaaattccaAACCGATTTTCTGTCCCAAGCGACCGGTTCCCTTTAATACCATTTCATTGGTGGACGCCGAACTAACACGGTTGGAAACTTCTGGTATAATACAGCCAGTCGACTTTTCCGAATGGGCTGCTCCTATTGTGGCAGTACGCAAGCCAAACGGACGGGTTCGCATTTGTGCGGACTACTCGACGGGACTTAACGAAGCATTGGAGGCAAACCACTATCCGCTTCCAACTCCTGACGAAATTTTTGCTCAACTCAATGGTAGCACAGTGTTCAGCATCATTGATCTGTCCGATGCGTATCTACAACTCGAAGTTGATGATAGTTCCAAGAAGTTACTCACCATCAACACGCATCGTGGTCTGTATCAATTTAATCGCCTTGCTCCAGGAGTAAAGTCCGCTCCAGGAGCTTTCCAGCGTTTGGTGGATGGAATGATTTCAGATATTCCTGGTGTCCGCTCTTTCATCGACGATGTTATCGTATTCTCAAAGGACATGAAGTCGCATCTAGTATCACTCAATTTACTGTTCCAGCGACTGAAGGAGTATGGTTTCCACGTCAAAGCTGAGAAGTGCCATCTCTTTCAAACACAACTTGCCTATTTGGGACACATCGTAGATAAAGAAGGCATTCGTCCTAATCCCGAGAAGTTGAAGAGCATTGCTGAACTTCCTGCCCCGACAAACGTTCCCGAATTACGGTCATACCTAGGAGCGGTCAACTTCTATGCAAGATTCGTTCGCAACATGCACGAGTTACGTCATCCAATGGACCAGGAATAGCTGAAGAAGGAAACAAAGTGGCAATGGACTCCAGAGTGTCAACGCGCTTTTAATCAATTCAAGACAGCACTTCAGTCAAATTTGCTGCTAACTCACTACGATCCTAAGCTACCCATCATCGTAGCAGCAGACGCATCAAATACTGGAATCGGTGCAGTAATTTTTCATCAGTTTTCCGATGGAAAAATGAAGGCCGTTCAACATGCTTCAAGAACGCTCGCCCCCGCAGAGAGGAACTATGGGCAACCTGAAAAAGAAGCACTCGCGTTAGTCTATGCAGTAACAAAGTTCCACAAGTTTTTGCTAGGACGTCATTTCACATTGCTGACTGACCACAAGCCGCTACTGTCTATTTTCGGTTCCAAGAAAGGCATACCAATGCACACGGCAAACAGACTGCAACGTTGAGCACTTACGATGCTAAATTACGATTTTGAGATTCAACATGTATCCACGAGCGATTTTGGTTGCGCAGATATCTTGTCCAGGCTGATTAACCGAACCAACCAACCAGAAGAAGAATATGTCATCGCAGCACTCACTCTAGAGGAAGACTTATCCAGTATTCTTTCCGATGCTACAGAAAAGGTTCCGGTTTCATTTGCAGCATTGCAGAAAGCAACATCAACAAATGTCACACTTCAAACTGTTATCAAGCACATTCGTGACGGATGGCCTTCCTGCTCCAAGAATCTTTCCACTGCTGCTCAACCATATTACAACAGACGAGAATCGCTCAGCCTAGTTGACGGTTGTGTAATGTTTGGCGACAGAGTCATAGTTCCTGAGATGTTCCGACGAAGGATTCTGCAACAGTTTCATCGTGGTCATTCCGGAATGGTACGCATGAAGGCAATAGCTAGAAGCTTTGTTTTTTGGCCCGGTATCGACAATGACATTGAAGACTTCGTCAAACACTGCACGCCATGTTTATTAGCAGCCAAGACTCCTACAAAGACGACATTAGAGTCGTGGCCGATTCCTGCCAAACCCTGGTCCAGAATACATATCGATTACGCAGGTCCCGTAGATGGTGTCTATTTTCTAATAATAGTAGATCCCTTCTCTAAGTGGCCTGAAATACATCCAACAAAATCCACGACAACAAAAACCACCATCAAACTACTGATTCAAACTTTTGCAACATTCGGCAATCCAGAAGTAATAGTGTCCGACAATGGAACTCAATTTTCCAGCCACgaatttcaagatttttgtaCAGCTCAAGGAATACGTCATATTCGTATCTCTCCGTACCATCCGCAATCCAACGGTTTAGCCGAAAGATTCGTGGATACTTTGAAGAGAAGCCTTCGAAAAATGCGCACGGGAGGAGAATCACTCGAAGAAGCACTGTACACCTTCTTGAATGTTTACCGCTCTACTCCAACCAGTGACTTGAACGGCAAAGCTCCCGCTGAATTGATGTTCGGCAGACCAATACGTACCGTATCGTCATTGCTCAAACCGACTGAACGTTCCACTGACTCCTCATTCAGAAACAGAAAGAATCAGAACAACTCATTCAACAAAAAGCACGGCGCAGTCAAAAGGGCATTTCAGCACGGAGATACCGTCTACGTAAAGGTACATCGAGCGAATTCATGGCAGTGGCAACCAGCAACCGTGATCGAGAAAATCGGAACCGTGAACTACAATGTCTTCCTGGAGGATCAACATCGCCTGATACGGTCACATGCAAACCAACTCAACGCTCGAGTTCCTGAACCTAGTACAGTAGGTAACCCAACACCGCTTTCAGTATTTTTCGATGGTTTCGGATTAACGGCTCCAAAAGCTCTCAATGTTCCTGTTGACAACCCAGACCCCCAGTTGTTAGAAGAACCCGTGTTGGATGAGTCCAATGAAGCTAGCCTGACAAATGATTCTTCAGAAGATGAAGTTGTGGGAAATGAAGAATCCGTACCTGTACAATCATCAACACCAATCCTAGAGAGAGGTCGACGAATGATTCAACTTCCAGCCCGGTTCAAGCCCTACTGGATGATGAAACCTTGAAGGGGGAAATGTTGGATCATAGCAACCAACGATCATATAACAGCTGACATGAatctcattttattcattcattctttGATTGACTTCCAATAAAGTAACAGCTAGAAGTATTCAATCCGAAGTTTCATTCCGGGAGTTTCCGGATACAACACAAATCGAAACCGTTATGAATCCTTCGTCAAACAAAAGCGGAAATTATCAAAACACACTAAAAACGAGTCGACTGTCATTTTTTTCCACTAGATATTCAAAACTAGCTCTTACTAATGTTTTCGAACAAAACTTGCTTTCACACAAGTGCGAGTAACAAAACGACGAATGAACACTGTGACTTTCACAAAACGACGTAACTAAGAGAAGCAAAACGACTTATGTGTCAAATCAACCTGGAAAAAACGACCTATCATGCTGTCCAATGTACATGATCAAATTACATAATGACGTAAGTGTCGTTTTTGCCTAAAAGTTATCTTTGtagttgaaaattgtgaattattCACTATGATACGTTGCACGCATACAAATTGGACGATTTAGTGAAGAGATGAAGTTGTTTCAATTACTCATTTTTAAATGAGATTTaaaattgtgcgattatttttcaacatcgcTTTTCTCGGTTCAGTTGaaatgttacatacgtcgttttgaacattttatgcagaaTTATGAAGTTatgcccttgcgcatttttttgtgaaattggtTGATTTCagcgactaagacaaatctgcaggtaattttatcgtctcatttactgTTTCCAGTAGTaactagttgtcgtatgttcgagccccgacctggaaggattcttagtgtcagtaggatccatagcaaTAGcaacatgcaatgattctgtacactaagaatcggctgcgaagtctgttgaaacagaaaggccaaattccacaaaaggaatgtaatgacaagactttgctttactaGTAGTAAAATGTTCGGAAACCAtcttaaataaagaaaataaatagtttcaccCTTCTTTACTAGCAactgaagtatcgccctgtttgttggcatggatcaacggagggcgaaacttacgtaaacaaatgaaaTGGCAGTTttgccctttatagttctttgtataaaattttggtaaaattataactaattttgatggtgacggtgacggaaggtgacgaaccgtctgaatcgtaccagaccctgtcagcttggagcgaaaccaatcttcagttcaccaacgccatcgcacggcatcacattcaatatatcatgtcaattgtatgggtgcgcagtgctgctattttggcgcgcacgaatttgacatttctctccccttctTCTATGTACTAGATTCGATGTGATCTCGtcagagggcgccatgctcgcaaaaaagcatgttgccaaagatttgttcgggaaatgtgagagctggctatcttgttaatatggtgtCTTTGATCGTACTCGTATTAAGTGCCACAGAGAAAAAGTTCCGAATTAACCGCTAATTCAAATTTGGTTGGAATCATGTTTCTTTGCACATTCTGAAACAGTGTTACCAGATCACGCCGGCCTCGACTGTAATATTTGACAGCAGCGCAGAAAATTGTGCACTGGTGTGAGTGTCACTGTATCAATTTCGCTCGATAAACCCGTGGCGAAAAAAGGAAAATTTTAGATTCGCCGTCGTCGTCGAGTCGCGGTCGCGTTTCGAAATTTTCTGTATGTTGCGATAGATCGTCGAAGAAGTGTGAACACACAACGGATAGTGCTCGCGGAAAGACGTTTTTTTCGGATGAAAACGCACTCTAGAGTGGTTGAAAAGTGTTGTCCGTGCAGGCAGGGAAGCAGTACGTATCGCGTTTGGTGTTTTTCTTACATGAGCAGTGCGATTAGGAGGATTAAAGTTGGATTTTATCTACTCAGCCTCCATTAGCGAAGGAGTTTTCTTactgacattttttttcgctcaccCTCCCTCTCGCATTCACACTGCTGCAGGCTGGGAGTGTGTTGGTGTGAGTGTAGTGAATCGGATTATTTTTCTCGCTGAACTCGCACGGTGGTAGTAGTTGCGTCAGTTTGCATCGCATCAGTAGCGACAGCGGGACCACCTCCTCGCGTGTCACGCTTTCCCACGCCGACTGTTTTTatgcgtgcgtgtgtgtgtattttaCCTCGTTCAGTGTTGCGTATCGCGATCGCGcgtttcattcaaaaactgcATACATTCGTTGATTGATGCGTGTCAGTGTTGGTGTCGGAGAGGATATAGTGTTTGTAGTTTGTGTCGTTTTCTCTTTCATACGTCCGGGACAGAGGAAGAGCGCAGTAATCAGCAATCCATCGCTCATCAATCGAAACAGTGCGGTATCCCGTTTCCCTTCGTCCTTCGTCATTTCGCCGACCGTTTCTCGCGCGCAGTTCCCTTTTTGGCGACTCATCATCACCGTCATCCCCTTGTGCCGTCCTCTGCGCTCCGCACGGGAACAGCTAATTGACTTTTGAAAACGCCTCAGCAACGTCACACAGGATCGATCGGCAGTGTGGGGAGTGACGGCGAATTGAACTGAGTACCGACAGGGTACAGAAGTAAtctaacaaaacaagaaaaggATTCTATTTTCTTTGGACGCTGATGACTTGCGCAAGGATTGAATTCCAGCAAGTTCCGTAGGTAAGTGTTTGCTGGTGTTTAGTGCCCTCTCACATTCGTCCCGTTTGCCACAGAACAAACGATGCAAATTTGTGCATTCAGGTAGTGTCTGGATCTGATATTAGAAGGCAAACACGCAAAAGGGACGCATTTATCCTACATCCCAGCGTAGCGGGTAAAGTTTTCGTCTTGTCAGCATAAAATCAAAACAATCATTTTGAAGACCGCTACCATTCGAAAATGTGTGTGATTTCTTGAGCGATACACCAATACAGCTTTGTGGTTGAACATCAGAAAAGGGCACTTCAATGGAATGCATACATTATTTTTGCCGAATGAAACATGGTTGTAAGATGTCTGCAAGCATCGATGGGAAATGTATGGCAAATTGCGCATATCGCAGACTGCATCGGAAAAAGAGGAATAATTTATCATCATAAAGGAATCGTGGAATAAGTCTAAAGAAATAATTGTAAAATTAAAGAATAGTTAAaactaatactttaaaacattgccacagaaaataataaatttatttgccGGACGATTTTGGGAATAAGTGGTGATAAGATTTTTCATTAACATGTGCAGTGCATCAAAGATCAGGACAGTCAAACTACAATTCATCGATTCATCGGTACGCcagcaagccgaaacttgtttcgttcggaacgtcagtttagacattgcacagcaaaaa comes from Malaya genurostris strain Urasoe2022 chromosome 3, Malgen_1.1, whole genome shotgun sequence and encodes:
- the LOC131434129 gene encoding uncharacterized protein K02A2.6-like, which produces MVRMKAIARSFVFWPGIDNDIEDFVKHCTPCLLAAKTPTKTTLESWPIPAKPWSRIHIDYAGPVDGVYFLIIVDPFSKWPEIHPTKSTTTKTTIKLLIQTFATFGNPEVIVSDNGTQFSSHEFQDFCTAQGIRHIRISPYHPQSNGLAERFVDTLKRSLRKMRTGGESLEEALYTFLNVYRSTPTSDLNGKAPAELMFGRPIRTVSSLLKPTERSTDSSFRNRKNQNNSFNKKHGAVKRAFQHGDTVYVKVHRANSWQWQPATVIEKIGTVNYNVFLEDQHRLIRSHANQLNARVPEPSTVGNPTPLSVFFDGFGLTAPKALNVPVDNPDPQLLEEPVLDESNEASLTNDSSEDEVVGNEESVPVQSSTPILERGRRMIQLPARFKPYWMMKP
- the LOC131434128 gene encoding uncharacterized protein K02A2.6-like, translating into MADLEEAILQMATLLQKLAQPTPTPNNADRYADLFDSDAKNLEDAAKVRLLLRKLDTPSHTRYTNYILPKLPKDINFTDTVEINKKIFGSQTSVFNKRYQCLQLMKSEVEDIISYGGKVNRACEDFDFKNMKIDQFKCLVFVCGLKAHCYTDIRARLLSRIESETAEAPVTLQNLIDDYQRLDNLKADTSMIERQSAVFKIGKKNHLANLKITSQTLLCNRSGHKEGYCNCFSKMKSVSSGEEKKLPNRPRKSGKAKSRRIFIVNHIAQHSSKRKYVTTIINGVEVKLQLDTASDITVISKRTWNSLGKPSIKKPTIQAMNASGKPLHLFGEFHCDVTINGNTRKGRCFVTTSINLNILGIDWIELFKLWSVPIDSVCNQVKTESVEQRICKFKTQHAEVFNDSLGHCRKTKVKLFLKPNSKPIFCPKRPVPFNTISLVDAELTRLETSGIIQPVDFSEWAAPIVAVRKPNGRVRICADYSTGLNEALEANHYPLPTPDEIFAQLNGSTVFSIIDLSDAYLQLEVDDSSKKLLTINTHRGLYQFNRLAPGVKSAPGAFQRLVDGMISDIPGVRSFIDDVIVFSKDMKSHLVSLNLLFQRLKEYGFHVKAEKCHLFQTQLAYLGHIVDKEGIRPNPEKLKSIAELPAPTNVPELRSYLGAVNFYARFVRNMHELRHPMDQE